From a single Apium graveolens cultivar Ventura chromosome 2, ASM990537v1, whole genome shotgun sequence genomic region:
- the LOC141708493 gene encoding auxin-induced protein 22D-like: MEMDKQAMYETDDLHLNLRLGLPGSDDTQNKTTGTKRASSQLDNTQKDDQDSSPPPSKAQVIGWPPVRSYRKNVLQQKQQEEGGMYVKVSMDGAPFLRKIDLKVYNNYPQLLEALQNMFKCNIGVYSEREGYNGSEHAPTYQDKDGDWMLAGDVPWDMFITSCKRIRIMKASEAKGL; the protein is encoded by the exons ATGGAGATGGACAAACAAGCGATGTATGAAACTGATGATCTTCATCTTAATCTGAGATTAGGGTTACCCGGATCTGATGACACACAAAACAAAACAACCGGTACCAAAAGAGCTTCATCACAACTGGATAACACTCAGAAAGATGATCAAGATTCATCTCCTCCTCCCTCCAA GGCACAAGTTATCGGATGGCCACCGGTACGATCATACCGAAAAAACGTTCTTCAACAAAAGCAACAAGAGGAGGGTGGGATGTACGTAAAAGTGAGCATGGATGGAGCTCCATTTCTGAGAAAGATTGATCTGAAAGTGTACAACAATTACCCGCAACTCCTTGAGGCATTACAAAACATGTTCAAGTGCAATATAGGAGTGTATTCCGAAAGAGAAGGATACAATGGATCTGAGCATGCACCAACTTATCAAGACAAAGATGGAGACTGGATGTTAGCCGGAGATGTTCCATGGGATATGTTTATTACTTCTTGTAAAAGGATCAGAATCATGAAGGCTTCAGAGGCTAAAGGCTTGTAA